The genomic window GATAAGAGCCATTGTTAAGCATTAACCCACCATTCAAACTCCTGAAGACGTTAAACTCTTCACTGGTCAGGGTAAGGTCCAGAGCATCATCGTTCTGGCCTTTCATGTGGAGTATCTGGAAGACTTTCCATCTGTCAGGGGCCAGGGATAAAATGAACGGCTTCATATCTTCAGAGTAGTTTATTTTGGTGATAGTTGAGTTAATCTTCAGCTTCATACCGTTCTCATGAACAAGCTTGCAAACCTTTCGAACATGTTCCACATGATTTCCATTTCCCCTCCCCAGTTGTCTTTCGATCTCTTCATCGACAGAATCGACAGATATGCCCACCCAATCCACGTACTCGCTCATTTCTCTGAGGTTCTTCTCATTGAGCAGAGCCGCATTTGTGACAATGCTGACAGTAAACCCAATATCCTTTGCCATCTTCAAAAGTTGATTCAGGTTCTTGTATAACAGAGGCTCTCCACCAGCAAAATTAATTTTTTCAATTCCCTTAGCCTTTAAGGTTTCAAGCTTTTGTCTGCCTTTTTCAATGTCTTTGAATTCCCCACTCATATTTTTGTAAAAGCAAAATCTACAGTTGTAGTTGCAGTTCATAGTAACGTGCCAGTTTACCGATCTTATTGTTGCGTTTGTCATCAATTGAGAATAACCACATTAAAAAACTTAATAATTTTTTAGTTTTTCCTATTATTTAATAAATAGATTTATTATATAATAGATTAATATTGGTTTGAACATTGAAGGTATAACCATGGCAGAGAAGGACAAAATCCATATAATGACTGCAGGTGCAAATGTGCATAATACATTCTCAATAGCTATCTACAA from Methanococcoides methylutens includes these protein-coding regions:
- a CDS encoding viperin family antiviral radical SAM protein is translated as MTNATIRSVNWHVTMNCNYNCRFCFYKNMSGEFKDIEKGRQKLETLKAKGIEKINFAGGEPLLYKNLNQLLKMAKDIGFTVSIVTNAALLNEKNLREMSEYVDWVGISVDSVDEEIERQLGRGNGNHVEHVRKVCKLVHENGMKLKINSTITKINYSEDMKPFILSLAPDRWKVFQILHMKGQNDDALDLTLTSEEFNVFRSLNGGLMLNNGSYPTFESAEDMLNSYFIIGPDGNILLSKGNQRSTIPFESLENMELIDLVDEDKYLGRGGNYDWN